In Chloroflexota bacterium, the following proteins share a genomic window:
- a CDS encoding glycosyltransferase family 39 protein: MSLLVALLLTLAALPPRLLATDRFVTTDELFWVGRAAAFGRAIETGQFSGTFQTGHPGVTTMWTAWLGMGGLASDLAPSRKEVSRREVSQSPAFLPGLAAARRAFGVVTALGIGLLTLLAWRLFGPGPAVLGGLLLALDPFFLAHSRLVHIDASLTLWLSLAVAAGLARWQGGGQWTLVLCGVAGGLALLSKSPALILVGLMPLILLPYRGVRLDRTRLPGALRDLAVWGLIAALTFVVVWPAVWSDPTGTASRFLAFVRDNSNPDNAAAADDRGVGVWFYPLVFLFRATPLMLVGLLGLLLPPWRRPEGRASIMLLVYALGFGAAMTVAAKGFDRYLLPIFPALDLLAGLGWWRLVTLAAETVGARAGLLRRQLAGGAAVGLLFAASGGWWIWSAWPYELTYANPLLGGNPAAHRTIASGWGEGLDAAARYLNERTAGSRLRVAMPGEIYTTVLDAQLNGTVAPAEGYDAGVADALVVYLRNNQLGERPPYFDEELLAWTPEYTVILNGVPYAWVYSTRAGAPVAATFGDVLSLDGYGLDTATPRVGRRLELRLRWRALQTLPAGLGIVVELRPTGGGRPVRLTLPLEPTGEPTRWPAEERVSVSYQLPLDPALPAGDYLLAVRVVGADGEQAPVTTQPRRPAGVPSEADAVPLRRVQVRP, encoded by the coding sequence GTGAGCCTGCTGGTCGCGCTGTTGCTGACCCTCGCCGCGCTGCCGCCGCGGCTGCTCGCGACCGACCGCTTCGTCACGACTGATGAGCTGTTCTGGGTCGGGCGGGCGGCGGCCTTCGGGCGGGCCATCGAGACCGGGCAGTTCTCAGGCACGTTCCAGACCGGCCATCCCGGCGTCACCACGATGTGGACGGCCTGGCTCGGGATGGGGGGTCTCGCGTCCGATCTCGCGCCCTCCCGCAAGGAGGTTTCCCGACGCGAGGTGAGCCAGAGTCCCGCGTTCCTGCCCGGGTTGGCGGCGGCCAGGCGCGCGTTCGGCGTGGTGACGGCGCTGGGGATCGGGCTGCTGACGCTGCTGGCATGGCGGCTGTTCGGGCCGGGGCCAGCGGTCCTCGGCGGGCTGCTGCTGGCGCTGGATCCGTTCTTCCTGGCCCACTCCCGCCTGGTCCACATCGACGCCTCGCTGACGCTGTGGCTCTCGCTGGCGGTGGCCGCCGGGTTGGCTCGCTGGCAGGGCGGCGGCCAGTGGACGCTCGTCCTCTGTGGCGTCGCCGGCGGCCTCGCGCTGCTCTCCAAGTCGCCGGCGCTGATCCTGGTCGGGCTGATGCCGCTGATCCTGCTGCCGTATCGGGGCGTCAGGCTGGATCGCACGCGGTTGCCGGGCGCCCTTCGCGATCTGGCGGTCTGGGGGCTGATCGCGGCGCTCACCTTCGTGGTGGTCTGGCCGGCCGTCTGGAGCGACCCGACCGGCACAGCCAGCCGCTTCCTGGCCTTCGTGCGCGACAATTCGAACCCCGACAACGCGGCTGCCGCCGACGATCGAGGCGTCGGCGTCTGGTTCTATCCGCTGGTCTTCCTGTTCCGTGCGACGCCCCTGATGCTGGTCGGGCTGCTGGGGCTGCTGCTGCCGCCCTGGCGTCGGCCTGAGGGCCGGGCGAGCATCATGTTGCTGGTCTACGCGCTCGGGTTTGGCGCGGCGATGACGGTGGCGGCGAAGGGCTTCGACCGCTATCTGCTGCCGATCTTCCCGGCGCTCGACCTGTTGGCCGGGCTGGGCTGGTGGCGGCTGGTGACCCTGGCGGCCGAGACGGTCGGCGCGCGGGCTGGCCTGCTGCGCCGTCAACTGGCCGGTGGCGCGGCCGTCGGGCTGCTGTTCGCCGCCTCGGGCGGCTGGTGGATCTGGTCGGCGTGGCCCTACGAGCTGACCTACGCCAATCCGCTCCTGGGAGGGAACCCGGCCGCCCACCGCACCATCGCCAGTGGCTGGGGTGAGGGGCTGGACGCTGCCGCCCGCTACCTCAACGAGCGGACTGCTGGGAGTCGGCTGCGCGTCGCCATGCCCGGCGAGATCTACACGACGGTCCTCGACGCGCAGTTGAACGGCACCGTGGCCCCGGCGGAAGGGTACGATGCCGGCGTGGCCGATGCGCTGGTGGTGTACCTGCGGAACAACCAGCTTGGCGAGCGCCCGCCGTACTTCGACGAGGAGCTGCTGGCCTGGACGCCAGAGTACACGGTGATCCTGAACGGCGTACCGTACGCCTGGGTCTACTCGACGCGGGCCGGCGCGCCCGTTGCGGCCACCTTCGGCGACGTCCTGTCGCTCGACGGCTACGGACTGGATACGGCGACGCCGCGCGTCGGGCGTCGCCTGGAGCTGCGCCTGCGCTGGCGTGCGCTCCAGACGTTGCCGGCCGGGCTGGGCATCGTGGTCGAGCTGCGGCCAACGGGCGGGGGCCGTCCGGTCCGCCTGACGCTGCCGCTGGAGCCGACCGGCGAGCCAACCCGCTGGCCGGCCGAGGAGCGCGTCTCGGTCAGTTATCAGCTGCCGCTGGACCCTGCGCTGCCGGCCGGCGACTACCTGCTCGCGGTGCGCGTGGTCGGCGCGGACGGCGAGCAGGCGCCGGTCACCACCCAGCCCAGGCGACCGGCAGGCGTGCCATCCGAAGCGGATGCCGTGCCCCTGCGCCGGGTGCAGGTCAGGCCGTAG
- a CDS encoding MmgE/PrpD family protein → MTAELRTPASAHSAPVNGQRPALPDASLSQQLAALVAATRADDIPADVLENAAWWVLDWLGAAVAGLDSAPGRILVEHTGGQPASGASCIGLREGRSAQVAALHNGAVSHVVEMDDVHRGAIIHPAVVVVPAALAVAEQRGASGRDFLAAVVVGYEVAIRVGESVGKTHYFHWHNTGTCGVFGAAAAAGWLLGLDEERLTWTLGNAGTQAGGLWEFIADGAMSKFLHAGRAAANGVLAAELGALGFTGARRILEGRQGFFAATAPDGDPATVTADLGQGWKLPGSSIKPYPSCRHTHAAVDATLALREAHGLNNADVDGIEIDAYQSTIDLTDNATPATPYAAKFSVQYCVARALADGAVKIADFSPRRISEPAVRTLMQRTVVRLDPDLDARAPAQLPARVRLTLHDGRTVEETILDAKGDPEAPLTHAELAAKFLDLIAGTAYAGRGQALLATITSLAERPDVRGLLTLPA, encoded by the coding sequence ATGACCGCCGAGCTACGGACGCCAGCGTCGGCGCACAGCGCGCCAGTCAACGGACAGCGGCCGGCCCTGCCGGACGCCAGCCTCTCCCAGCAACTGGCTGCCCTCGTGGCGGCCACGCGCGCCGACGACATCCCAGCCGACGTGCTGGAGAACGCGGCGTGGTGGGTGCTGGACTGGCTGGGTGCAGCCGTCGCCGGCCTGGACAGCGCCCCCGGCCGCATCCTGGTGGAGCACACTGGCGGCCAGCCGGCGAGCGGCGCATCCTGCATCGGCCTGCGCGAGGGCCGCTCGGCGCAGGTGGCGGCCCTTCACAACGGCGCCGTCTCACACGTCGTCGAGATGGACGACGTCCATCGTGGGGCCATCATCCACCCGGCCGTGGTGGTGGTGCCGGCGGCGCTGGCCGTGGCCGAGCAGCGCGGGGCATCCGGCCGCGACTTCCTGGCGGCCGTGGTGGTGGGCTACGAGGTCGCGATCCGCGTCGGGGAGTCTGTCGGCAAGACCCACTACTTCCACTGGCACAACACGGGCACCTGCGGCGTCTTCGGCGCGGCCGCGGCGGCCGGCTGGCTGCTTGGGCTGGACGAGGAGCGGCTGACCTGGACGCTCGGAAACGCCGGCACCCAGGCCGGCGGCCTCTGGGAGTTCATCGCCGATGGGGCGATGTCCAAGTTCCTGCACGCCGGGCGCGCGGCGGCAAACGGCGTCCTGGCGGCCGAGCTGGGAGCGCTCGGGTTCACGGGCGCGCGGAGGATCCTCGAAGGACGGCAGGGCTTCTTCGCCGCGACGGCCCCGGACGGCGATCCGGCCACCGTGACTGCCGACCTGGGACAGGGCTGGAAGCTGCCGGGCTCGTCGATCAAGCCGTACCCCTCGTGCCGGCACACCCATGCCGCCGTCGACGCGACGCTCGCGCTGCGAGAGGCGCACGGCCTGAACAACGCCGACGTGGACGGCATCGAGATCGACGCCTACCAGTCCACCATCGACCTGACCGACAATGCGACCCCGGCCACGCCGTACGCGGCCAAGTTCAGCGTCCAGTACTGCGTGGCGCGCGCCCTGGCCGACGGCGCGGTGAAGATCGCCGATTTCAGCCCGCGGCGGATCTCCGAGCCGGCCGTGCGAACGCTGATGCAGCGGACCGTCGTGCGGCTGGATCCCGACCTCGACGCGCGTGCGCCGGCCCAACTGCCGGCCCGGGTCCGCCTCACGCTTCACGACGGTCGGACCGTCGAGGAGACGATCCTCGACGCCAAGGGAGACCCCGAAGCGCCGCTCACCCACGCCGAGCTGGCCGCCAAGTTCCTGGACCTGATCGCCGGCACGGCGTACGCAGGCCGTGGGCAGGCGCTGCTGGCGACGATCACGTCGCTGGCCGAGCGGCCCGACGTGCGTGGCTTGCTGACACTGCCCGCCTGA
- a CDS encoding sigma-70 family RNA polymerase sigma factor codes for MIIDDLRLSDAGASNDRDGYAAEILGPDPNDLEQLHVEAEAEPATPTTAASDASESGIDSPLGIYFRDIARIPLLTAEQEVDLAQKLERGEIAKARMKECPPENADDLAFLEAEIEIGNGARTTLMESNLRLVVSVARRYLGRGLPFSDLIQEGSLGLSRAVEKFDYRRGFKFSTYAYWWIRQAVTRAIANQSRTIRVPVHMIDQIGHVYSKYQELQQKLGHDPKVEELAAAMDMTVEKVREAFRASANPISLETPVGSDEENTLGDLLSNQQEEAPADVAERTLLSDYLDDALEELTPRERMVLRMRFGISDQRPRTLGEIGQVIGVSRERVRQLEAEAIAKLRRPNLRLKLAEYLE; via the coding sequence ATGATTATCGACGACCTTCGACTGAGCGACGCTGGCGCGTCCAACGACCGTGACGGGTACGCTGCAGAGATCCTCGGACCCGATCCGAACGACCTCGAACAACTGCACGTCGAGGCCGAGGCGGAACCGGCCACGCCGACCACGGCGGCGTCAGATGCTTCAGAGAGTGGAATCGATTCTCCGCTCGGCATCTACTTCCGTGACATCGCCCGCATTCCTCTCCTGACCGCCGAGCAGGAGGTCGATCTCGCCCAGAAGCTTGAGCGCGGCGAGATCGCCAAGGCTCGGATGAAGGAGTGCCCGCCCGAGAACGCCGACGATCTGGCGTTCCTCGAAGCCGAGATCGAGATCGGCAACGGCGCGCGGACCACGCTGATGGAGTCGAACCTCCGGCTCGTCGTCTCCGTTGCCCGGCGCTACCTGGGCCGTGGTCTCCCCTTCTCTGACCTGATTCAGGAAGGCAGCCTGGGGCTTTCCCGGGCCGTCGAGAAGTTCGACTACCGGCGCGGCTTCAAGTTCTCGACCTACGCCTACTGGTGGATCAGGCAGGCCGTCACTCGGGCCATCGCCAACCAGAGCCGCACGATCCGCGTGCCGGTCCACATGATCGACCAGATCGGCCATGTCTACAGCAAGTACCAGGAGCTGCAGCAGAAGCTGGGCCACGATCCGAAGGTCGAGGAGCTGGCCGCAGCGATGGACATGACCGTTGAGAAGGTCCGCGAGGCCTTCCGCGCGTCTGCCAACCCGATCTCTCTGGAGACGCCCGTTGGCAGCGACGAGGAGAACACGCTCGGGGATCTGCTCTCGAATCAGCAGGAAGAGGCCCCGGCCGATGTGGCCGAGCGCACCCTCCTGTCTGACTACCTGGATGACGCGCTCGAAGAGCTGACGCCGCGCGAGCGGATGGTGCTCCGCATGCGCTTCGGCATCTCGGACCAGCGGCCCCGGACCCTCGGCGAGATCGGACAGGTGATCGGCGTGAGCCGTGAGCGGGTCCGTCAGCTCGAAGCCGAGGCCATCGCCAAGCTCCGACGCCCGAACCTTCGGCTCAAGCTGGCCGAATACCTCGAATAG